The Sphaerodactylus townsendi isolate TG3544 linkage group LG02, MPM_Stown_v2.3, whole genome shotgun sequence DNA segment TGGCTAAAAGTAGGCAGCGGGTCAATAGAATGTGACTTATTCTGCATTGCTTGTGGCGCGAGACTTGACACATTCATGTCTGTGGTGGGAGGCGGAAACCAGCACCAGAATTGAAGATGGCTATTTTGCTCCATTGGAGATGAAACCATGGAAGGTCCCAGTTCTGCTGAAGCCTGGCAGGTTCTCCTGAAACAGTAGAGTGGAAGTACTAAAGAGAATGAGTAGCAGAAACTTTTCAAGAGTAGGTACTGTATAACAGCAATGTGACTGCCCGAGAAACCTCTTTGTGACTTGTTCTCTCTACCTGAGCTCTCCCCATCTGTGGAATAACCCCGCTGGTCTGTCTCGGAGGCATCGCTGCTGATCCTGTCTGTTCTTCTAACAAAACTGTTTACCGCTAGCAGGCAATTCTGGcatacacggccatacagcccagaaaccacacagcacaccaatTTTGGCATAACGGACAACGTTACAGAATGCAGGAGCCGATTTCTAGCGGCTCCTTTGCTGCGGCTGTTGTACTACCGCTTCCGGGAAAGGATTGGTATAAAGGAGGAAGGCCAATCAATACAAGTCAAACGGACGACATAAGCCAGAAGTAACTCGTGTGCGGATGCATGCTGTGAACAACTGTACTGATACCTAAACATTAAAACcggtagagcacaggtgtcaaacttgcggccctccagatgttatggactacagttcccatcaccccctgccagcatgatgctgcgagtttgacacctatgctgtagaggtATCACTGTGGTCACAAAACAAACTTATCAGAATACAATATAATTACCACCATGAGGATCCCTAACCCACTGAAGATGGGAAGAGGTGATGCTAAAGGCTCCTCAGGGATGCCCTTTATGGTGGTGGAGGAATGTGTCATCCAGTCTCAGTTTACCTCTGGTGAccttgtagggcaggggtggccaacccatggcgctccagatgttcatggactacaattcccatcagcccctgccagtgtaatccatgaacatctggagcaccataggttggccacccctggggtTTTCAGGGAGACATCTGAAGGTTTTCCAtcgcctgcctccacatgggctgagagagatctgacagaactgtgactggcccaaggttgcccggcaggcttcatctggaggtgTGGAGAATCGAACCAGGTTCTTCAGAGTAGCAtccactgctcataaccactatccactgctcgtaaccactacactacactggctttctacAGAAGGAGGAAATCAAACCAGCCAAACAGAAAAGGTACATTCCATGATAAACACCTTTGATAGAAAACTGTGAAACACAGCTTCCAATTTTCTGCATAAAATTGCCAAGAGGTTTGTGCGCCTCCAAGACAGGCCCGCCAGGCATCCTGAATGTCTGTCTGCCACTTGGATTCAACGAGGGCCGCTTGCAATACAGGGTGGTGCAAAACCGTTCCATTTAAGTGATATATTGCACATAAAATCTAAAAATTTGTTGCAAAGTTACAATATTCTCCAGAGAGTTAAAATACTTCTACATGTACAGttaaatattaacatttctttttttaaaaaaaaaatcccaaattacCCAAAATTGATGCACATAATACTgacaaaaaaagtttcaaaactgAATAAATCTACATATAAGTTACATCTGTAAATGCGTACAATTAAACACCATCCAAATCTCACCCGCCAAGTTGCTGTCAACAATTTCTTGCTTTTCCAGTCCTGCACGTCAAGTGCCAgccaaggggaaaagaaaaaaagatctgcAGTGTTAAGACAAAGCGCTGGAAAGAGTTATAAAGCGTTTCAGCGTATAGAGGTAGTGCCGCCCGCATCCGATCAGAAATTCACCATCTCCAAACTATCAGTGGATCACCATGCAGTAAAAGCGTAGAAGGGCTCAGAAATTTACGAAAATATTAGTTTTGTAAAACTGCGAATCTGCGGGGTATTTTAACTGCCAAGCATCACCGAGAAACTCCCTTCAACAAAAGGGAgcggagagattttttttttcctttacattttCATCCTGTCTCTTATTTTGCTGGCGAATTGCAAATCCCCAAGTTTGCAGTGAACTCCAGTGAATGCCAACACAGCATTTGTAACCAAACGTTAAAAATAGAGTCTTTActtcagaagatttttttttctctcaaaatTCAGGTATTCAAAAGTCTTCAGGCAGATTAAAAATTGCACATTATAAAGTTAGTTCTGCTGGAATAAGGGTAGACGGGGTGTGCGCAAGAGAGACATTCTTTGCATATAccccagaaggaaaaaaaagattgcacAATGAGTTTAATAAATATACCATTTTACACAAAAgccaaccacatttttttttggtttacatACGAGTCTTGGAGAGGTTTTAAGGACCACTCAAAGATAATGCCTCTTGGTTGCCACTTTGACACGTAAACTTTGCGGCTTCCTCTCTGTGGTTCCGATTCAAATGTGGCAGCAGAAGAAGATATCtttggatgattttttttaaaaagggtcgGAAAGTGTCAGGACCCGACAAGAATCTCCATGATGTGGTCCAAGTCACTCAAGTCGCTTCGACACATGGGGATGTTGCTTGCGGAGGAAGAATTGCAAGAAGGGAAGGTTTTCAAGATCTCTTCCGCAGGTGCTACAGGTGACGGTCTTGGAAGCGTTAGCGAGGGGCAGTCAAAGTCCGAATCATACATCGAAGTGTCGATATCTTCAAAGATGTCGTCTATAGCCAAGTCTTTCAAGTAGCTAGTTGAGTTTGAAATTTCAAAGGAGCCGAACGCGTATTCCACTCCTTTCAAATCTTGTCGGTCGTCTTCGGACCGAACGCCAGGGGTTTCGGCAGCCTTGACTGGATCGTCTCCCGGCGACGTCAAACAGGTGGGCGGGCTCACGTCCTCCATAAAGTCCAAGTCTTTCAGAATAGAGGAGATGGCAGATGACATGTCGTTATCAGAAACCATCAACAGGCTATTTTCGAGGGGGCCTTCCACTGGCCGTGGGTCGTAACCAGTCGACTCCGGCTGGTCGTCGCAAGGGAAAAGGTGTGAAGGCATCGCAGGCAAATCCAGGCTCATGCAAGCGGAAGGGCTGGCGCTGAGGCCGCTGCACATGCTGAAAAGCTGTTGGCTGGTCTCTTGCCTCATCTCCTCCTGGATCTGCCTGACTGTGTTGGCTATAAGGACCGAGCGGTGCAGGTTTGGTTCCACCAGCATCTTGTATGTCTGCAACTTGGCGAGGCACACGTTGAGCACCAGCTGCCTCTTGAGCGGGTAGGGTAGGTTTCGACTGGAATCGAAGGCACTTGACAGGCCAGCCATGTTTTCTTCATAATCACTCAACTTGCGTTTCAGACCCCTCCCCAACATGAACCTGGAAGAAGGAAGCCAAGCATTAGATGGCTCGGTTTCTACAATATGAGCATTCACACACTTAAAACAGTATTTAACAGTTTCAACTGAGCAGGAAGAAGCTGGCCAGAGAATCTAGAGCACAAATCGGGGCATATATAACACCCTGGCTGCGAAATATGGTACTTCTCTTCCCCAGAGAAGGGATGCCAaactatggcgctccagatgttcatggactacaattcccatcatcccctgccagcatggccaattggggtgccacaggttggccacccctgccctagagcacaAAATGTGCCCCCATATTTCGCAGCCAGGGTGTTATATATGCCCCAATTTTCCAAGATCCTAAAAAGCTACGCAATTCAACTTGCTACCCAACCTAGCTTAGGAACAGCAGTTTTCTAGTCCTTTTCAGGCTGTCCAGGTGTGCTTGGAAGTATGTGAGCAACACAACGGGAAATCTTAGAAGCTGAAGTTCCTGAACAAGATTTTCTTTGGCCAGAGGGTGGAGCTTCAGCACTCTATACAATTTGTTCTCCTTCCTGTGATTTAGCAGGGAGACAACTgctgaataaattatgcaaaatcaaGGAAACCATACATACGTGTCCAATTTGTATAActtggtttgatttttttaatgtggcaTACACAGGTTGGCTATATTGGCACTTATGACACTTTGACATATTTATTCTATAGCACGCATCTCAGCACGACATCTTCATACTATATACCGTGGTGTCCACTGGGAACATGACTGCTTCTAATGAGATGTGGAAAACCTGCCTACAATTGTCTCAACCTACACTTTGTCACACATTAAAAATTCAGAGCACAACATTGCGATTTCCATGCCATCGTTCTTACATCCCCCCCGAGGCACAACTGTTCAGATAGAAGTTTCAAAATATGCTCCCTGAGGTTTGATCTAAAAGCTGATTTGACTGCTAAAGAGAAGCTGTTCAAAGAATTCTTTTGATGCtgaccctcctttcctcccctcctttcacCACACCACTTGAAAGGTGGACTTTGAATCTTGGCACACACAGGAAGTCCCTCTTAGAGAAGCTGTTAAAGCTGTTAAAACAACATCTTGCAGCAAACTCTGTTCCAAATGCAACTGCTTCCATATCAACTGCAGTGGTgtaaaacaccccccccccccagctcaatgGTGGCAAAGTCTTTGCTTGAAACTCGGGACCACGAAATACTTGAGTGAAAGGTTTTTATTTGCTTTAGATGAAAGCCCAAGGCACTAGCGGTGATCAAGCCATACGAAAAGGAAAGATCCTCAAGTGGCAAAGGGACGGCTTCTCTTGAGGCAATGTGTGGTCAAAGTCCACCATCCTGCGGGCGTGTGTCTGGCACCTACCCCTACAGCTACATTCCGTGAGAGTTTTCCCTCGAGCAGAAACTCCCAAAGAACCTCCTGACTGTTGAGTTGCAGAAATAAAGTTTAGGGACCTGGCACAAGAGCTTCAGCAAAGGAAAGTGTAGGTCTGAGGAAACAGAACCTGCACATGTTTCTGTTTAGaaccccaaactcttcttttaaaaactgggCAAATTTGGGTGTGTGAGTGGGCAATTTGTAAAGCATCtcgtgcagtggtggcgaacctttggcactccagatgttatggactacaattcccatcagctcctgccagcatggccaattggccatggatctagtggttctcaacctccctaatgccacgatcctttaatacagttcctcatgttgtggtgacccccaaccttaacatttatccattttacaaatggagaacactggtgcagagagtcttaggcgatctctatgaaagggtcgtttgacccccaaaggggtcccgacccacaggttgagaaccactgtaacaaTTCAGGCCATCTATGAAGTGAACTGACTGTGGCTAAAGTGAATTGTTTGGAGTGATGCACTCTTTCCAGTCCCAAACCTTACTGTACTTCAGTGCTTTACTGAGAGAAAACCACAACGAAACCCCCAAGCCAGGTTAATCAACCTTGACTGAAAAGCGAGAGGAGCTTCAGTTTCATCAGAACTATCTCCGTTTGAAATGCCATTCCGGAAAAGTAAACACAACTATGGCAGCAGCAAAACCCGTTCAATTAGCAGGGAAATCATTTGCTTCTGGTGCAGCACATGTATGGATTACTACTCTATGTTACAAACACATGCGCCTATGTGGCTCTCTGGCTTTTCTGTACACACAGAGCTGATGGCTGTGTGGGTTCACATTCTCCTCTGGGTATGTGGCCACTCTATCCTGTATTCACACACACCCAAGTGCCCAAACACAAGTGGTTAAGAGTTAACTGTGAGAGACGAGGTTGAAAAGACAAGTGAAATACAGGCTGTGCAGATATACATTTGCCAGGCAACTTTTGGGAGTTCCTTCAACAGCTTCAGCTCAACGGAGAACAGGTTTCACAGACACACAACTGTGAGAGTCAGAGGCAGATTAAGGGTGGATGTTAAGTATGCAGACCCTGCACACTGCAGAGGGGCCTCCCAGTTTCCCTTTTGTCTCAGCTCTGGTGAAGCCAGAAGCAGATCAGCTGACTTTTAACGCTCGCCAGTACACATCGGGGCTGCCAAAGCTGCGGAAGGAAAAGAATGAATGGGTTTTCTGCAGGTAAATGGCATAAATGCCCTACTTCTCTGTTGCCCAAACACAGGCACGACTGCTCTGCTGCTTAACTCGCTGCCTTGCGATCTAATAACTATGCAACAATAAACAACTATGGGGAGACCTGAATAATACTCAATCACAGAATCCTAGTTCAGCTACCTAGAACAGGAGCCTTGGATTGCCTTAGAGGCAAGTATTGATTATGTTCCGCTAAGAACACTGCCTGCCCCTGACGTGGAtcgctcaggctagcccaatctacCAAGTAGACAGCCATATCACCCCCCATGATACAACCTTCCCCATCTCTTCTGCAGAACTGACAAGCCGAAACTGgtccagagggcaaccaaaatggtaacaggtctggagtccatgccctacgaggagaggcttaaggagctggggatgtttagtctagaagaaacgaaggttaaggggggggggacatgatagccagcctttaaatatttgaagaggatGCTATGTCGAACAAAGGGGCAGGCTTAggcttttctgctgcctcagagattaggaccaggagtaatggattcgaggtgcaggaaaagagattccatcgaaacattaggaagaacttcctgactgtcagggctgttcagcagtggaattcactgcctcagagagtggtggagtgtccttctttggaggcttttaaaaggAAGCTGGATGATCGTATGctgggagtgctctgattgtgtgatCCTGCGTGGCAGGGaatgggacttgatggcccttggggtctcttccaactttatgattctatgaatttccACCCAGGGATGAATACATCCCACTGAATTCCACCAGTTTCCtataaggccatggtggcgaacctttggcactccagatgttatggactacaattcccatcagcccctgccagcatgaccaattggccaagtggcaggggctgatgggaattgtagtccataacatctggagtgccaaaggttcgccaccactgctataaggcttatatatatatatatacccctTTTTGGTACTTTTTCGTACTCCCCTCCATCTCAGAGGCACTGGAAACTCAACACCAGTACACCCAGAAGCACatttcccccactccctcatctATGTTGTGTTCTTCTCCTCAGTGTCATGTAGAATCGTGATTCTAGATCCGTTCATGCGGTCACAATGTATATAAATGGATGGAAAGTTAACCAAGGAACAGGCATAgaaacataagaaggagcctgctggatcagaccagagtccatctagtccagcattctgctactcgcagtagcccaccaggtgcctttgggagctcacatgcaggaggtgaaagcagtggccttctgctgctgctgctgctcccaacgcacctggtctgctaaggcatttgcaatcttaagATCAGGTCTTTTTTATAGCTTTGCCACCATGACCTCCAGCCATCCATTGGCTGAGCCCTGGATGCAGCTGTCAATAAGAGGGGTCACTCCAAAGGCGCCAGAAGGGTTAACCCGGGCTTTTCCTCCCCGCCAGCCAGAGAGGCCGCAATGCAGTTCCTGAACCATCGCCCTGCAAAGAGTGCCTGTTCCATCTGTCACAGCCCGGCTGATGCTGAAGGGAAACTGACTGGCTGTGCAATGCACTGCCAGGGTTCCGGAAAAGTGTCCATGCAGAAGAAAGCGATTTAAGCCCAAGCTTCCCATGGCTTTTCCCAGGACCTGTTTCCTCCTGTCTCCACAAAAGTCCTTTGTGGAGAACCGGTGCTTACACGCTCACGACTGCTTGCTGCTCTGTTCCTGTGCTGCCACTTGATCACGTCTTTCAAATAACCAGTCATCCACCCGACGACTGATCCGTTAACTTAAAAGtgatttaattaaaaatactgcAAGGATCCGAGCAAGGTGGTATTGCGGGACCTGTGGAAAGAGGAGAAACGCGCCGCCCTGTGACTCTTGTGGCAAGAAGCCGCCATTTCGACCTGGGAAGAAAATTGCTGGGCTTGAACTTCACAGTCAAACTACAATAAAACACACTGACTTTGACACGCGTGGGAAGCCCAAGTACTTAGGGGCAAACTAGCTGTGATGGTATCCTTACGGCTGTTGCAAGGATGCCACCACTTTAGAGTCATTTAAAATTACAACAAGGGAGTACAGTAGGATACTTTTGTGCTTTTAGCCCGAATCTCTTTCAAGAAGAGTCACCAGAAAGATGGTGCAGCCATTGACGACGACATCCCAGTCTGCCATACTGCAGCTCTGATCAGGGCCAGgccttaaatcagtggttctcaacctgtggattgtgacccctttgggggccgaatgaccctttcacaggggtcgcctaagactctctgcatcagtgttctccatctgtaaaacggataaatgttagggttgggggtcgccacaacgtgaggaactgtattaaagggtcacggcattaggaaggttgagaaccactgccttagatgatgttaaatggtggcagcatgctTGTGGCGGCCATGAGAACCTTGTCAACCTTAGCCTGTCTCCTGTCCTCACCaatagaataagagtttggatttattcccaccTTTATCGCCTGTAAGCTGACTCAAGATGGCTGACaagctcttttcccctcctccccccacaaaagacaccttgtgaggcaggtggggctgagagagttctgagagaactgtgactagctcacggtcacccagcaggagtgcagaacCACAttcggttcaccagatcagcctttgccactcaggtggaggagtggggaatcaaacccggttctccagattagaatccacctgctcttaaccaccacatcacgctggctctctaagatGCAGCAAACTTCCACAGCCGTTTGTGTGCCTTTGAATTCACCCAAAAGAACACCCAGTATTGGTGGATAAATAATGTGCGAAAGTGAACAATGTGTACAATTTTTACTGGTGCACAGGCATCAAGCTACGTTATTTTATGTATCAGGCAGACTGCTCCAGCAGCCCCCCTATTAGGCCAAGGGTTTGACAAGAGCTCCTTGTGAGCATGAATAGCCATTTCAGGTTATTTTCAAACCTTGGCGTTCGAAAGCATTTATAAATAAGCATTTGTAATCACAGCCAGGGGTTACACGATGCCTTATTCCTGGCATGCTCGTTGCTTATATTTAACAGAAATTTAAGAGAGCCAGCACCATCGCCCCCATATTTTAAGCCGGAGCTTGACAGCACCACAGTGATGACAGATGAGAAtggtttggggaatttttaggTGGCCATCCGATTGAGAGATTCTCTTGCCTTCGTCACCACAGTGTTTAAAttagaaaaagatgactgagtgaATGAGGTTCATAAAATAATGCACTACATTGGGAAAGTGGACATACTTCCCCCCCACCCGCTCTCTGCCATATTAATATAGGTATAGGTTCACAAGGACCTTGTTAATTTCATTGGAAATAGATTCAGGAGAGGCAAGAGGAAGTACTTCATTCGAAGAGTAATTAACTTGTGGAGGTGACTGCCATGGAATGTAGAGATGGCCACTGGTTTAGCTGGCTGGGGGACTTTTGATGGAGGACaggttggctgttgtggattttccgggctgttgatggttttgcccacatctatggctggcatcctcagagacaTGTCACGATGTGAGTTGTTTCTCTCCATGGAATCCCATCTCATCACGacgtgcctctaaagatgccagccccagaggaGGCTACAATATTAACAGTGAAATCTACCAGACCGTgtccatacagctcagaaaacccacaagtcaGTTAAATCCTAGCTGCAAAAGCCTTCGGAGGAGAGATTCATTAACAGTTATGAGCCATATCTAAATGGAACCATCATGTTCAGAGTCAGTAGCTTTCTGAACACCAGTGCtggggtgcagggagggagtCTTTGGCAAGAGGCTTAAATGCGGGCCTAAATGAACTACTGCTCTGAGCCTACACAGCTTTTCAGAACTATTGGATTTGACACAACTCTCTTAGCAGTGCTTCTGCCCGTGGCACAGGAGATTGCTTGGCTATCAAGAGCCCAAGACAGAGGTAAATCGTTACCAAGTCGAAGAGACTGCTCCTCTTCAGGACGAGAGGTTACCTTGCAGCCACGGTGAGCCTGCTGGGACTCTTTGGCAGACAACATAATACAGCAGCATACAGGCTGATCCTATGCAGTCTTATGGAATGCCCTGGTTCACTGAAATCAATGCGCCTAGGAAGCGAGGCTAGGATGAAAGAGAATCCACTGCAGACTTAAGCAATACCGCAACTGTTGCATTTCATTGGTTACAACAATGTGCACAATGGGTTAAGATTTAAGGAGCAAAATGCTTACACCTTAATAGGGTCTTCACTGAAATGTTAAGGCGGCCTCACAAGTTCATTGCGAAACACAGAAGCCTATTTCATCTCTCTCATTAATGAAACAGATGTATTGTTCATGTTGTGATCTGTGACGGAGCTATAAGGGGACCGGGGGGCGCACGCCGTGCATTAGGGGTGTGCCAGTGGGggtagaaaattgccccctcTACAGGCGTGActcagagacagacaatggcaaaccacctctgaaagtctcttgccttgaaaactctacggggttACCaaaagtcaattgtgacttgatggcaaaaaaccaaccaaccaaacctAGGTCTAATTGTAGGGACAATAGGCTACCCAGCAGAACTTTTTATTCTGGCTTCTCCAACACAGAATATGTCAGTATTTTCAAGCTTTCCAGATGCCGGCAGGGGTATGCGCCTGAGGCTGAGCCATTACCAAACTTAAAAGACTTCAACAGGAAATGGCTGTTCTGGATGAGGAGACACCGTTGAGCAATCTCTAATAAAGATTTACGATTCTATTTCTCATCAGACATCAACAAATTAGCACACACCTTATTTACTGGAATGTTTTGCTTGATGTCTTGGATGGCCGTGCCTTCAGAGGACCAATTCCTCTCCACTTAGAAGCCCCTGCATGCTCACCCGCCAGCCTCAGCAACCTCAAGTCTAGACTACTGCAACACGTTCTACCTTGTCCGGGTCCTGCTGCTTAAATCAGCTAGAGGCAGAGTTGGGCTAATAGCAACAGATCACTACGAACACAATCATACGGATACTCCCAAGGGTTGCAAGGGCTCCGGACAGTCCTCCGAGGTAGTAGAGTGTTGGCATTGACTTCAGGCTAGAAAACCAACAATCCTATTTCAAAGATAGCTGTAGACGGCTTCAAGGGAAAGGGCTAGTGATCATGGTGGTGTGCACTTGTAGCTGGTGAGTTTTTGCATTGTTTAGTATTGTTCAAAAGGCCTGCCAAACCTGTTTCACCAGAGGACACGGAGCAATAAAAACAGTGTGTCTGCATCAGGATAAGAAAACCTCCTTCAAGCCACTTTTGGAAACGAGCATCTACTGCATCCAACACGAAGTTACTTCTTAATCCTTAGTGTCTTAAGCATTTCTTACATTTAACACATTCATACTGTGTGACCTTAGCCTAAAAAGACTCCTGAAGAATTACTACTGGACCATTTCGGTCTGTGGCGGGGAGAAGCCCTCAGTAATTAGAATTGCCCTTTGATAATGAAGGATGTAAACCCTGTGAGCAGAGGTGATGGTATCATCATGACCTTCCCTCAGACAACAAACAGGTCCAaccacccctgccatgcagtcTCTCTGCAAAATACACAGGTTGGAAGAGAATCAAAATGCAAAATAAGCTTAGGCtagataataataatacttcAGTTTCCCTCCAAAGTTTCCAGCTTTTCTCCCCAGGGAGAAAGAAATACCAAGTCAAATCCCCCATCCTTCACAAGAGTGCTTCAGAATTTTGGGGAATTGTGTATCTGTGTGCTTTCCCTAGAATTTTGAGCTGGTTACCCATTTAGCCAGCGTTTGCTTAAGGCTTACAAGGTGCAGGATGTATTCAGAACACAGAAAATCAAGCAATTTTTCAAGCTCCTTCATTTAATGAAATGAATTTATACGGGTTCGGTATGTGAATAGTTCATCAAGCTTCAATACAGCAATTTACAAGTTTTCTGCATCTCGTGCATCCCCAAGCAGTCTGGGTGGAAGGGAAGTGGAAAGGCCTGTGAATCTTGGGCAAGCAGGGCACTGGATCCGGCCTTCTGCCTGGCCCAGGGCATGGTCTGTAGACACGCAACGTAACAACTGTGCCAAAATTAAACAGGTCCAGGCCTAGTCGGTGCTTGCATGGCAGAGCACCTGAGAACCCCACAGCCTTGGGCTTCCTGGAGAAAAGCTGGAATAATAAAGACACAACGGAACAGGAATGAAAAGCCTGCACAAGCTAAAGTATTTCTTCGGTGACATTATGATAGAGGTCACAAGAAGACATAGTTCCCAAGGCAGTTACAATAAATTCCTTGGTTTGGAAAGGGGCTGTTTCTGACAGTCACAATACGGTTGCTAGCTGACAACCCCTCTTGCGAGCAAAAACTCACAGCAGCCGAGAGCCAGGCAGCAGACAGAAGCTTGGTCCAGTGACTCAGCCCACACGAGAAGCTGGATGTAGCTTCTCATTATTCTAAAGGTGCCCTGCACTGCTAGAACGAGGGACATTGACTACTCTTTGAATCAGTCCTGCCCCTCTTCCCTGGATGTCCAGAGTAAGGGGAGATAATGGGAGATTAGATTTCTCTCAGGGAATGTAAGAGAGTGATCTGATTTCCCTAATCTCATACTACCAATTTGTAGCCATCATTTCGGGCCTCAGCAAAACACTAGGAAAATCGTGAACGATTCTTCTTTCCCTACAAAGTCCAACAGTAGCCAGATGAGGCCACAATCTGAATTGGGCTCACAAAGAAGGGGAGATGAGGGTTAGCACATTGTGCCCCACATATGGGTTCGCCTATAAGAAAATGGAAACAGGCATGTACACATTTTGAGGATGCTCTTAATccccagaagagggggggaaagagaaagaaaggaatctTTTCCatgccctttccccctttccagagATAACAACAGTTCAGGACACGCATATATCTGCTTTCACTAGGAAAAGAGCTATACCTAGAAACTTAAAAACATggttggaaaaggaaaaaaattcaggaacagacccacccacctctggACATGTTTACTTTTTTAGAATGAATGATATGCTTTTTATGGCATGACTTGACTCAGTCAAAATGTATAACGTGAACTATTTTTTAATGTAACTATTTGGCCTATTTAGGGAATCTAAAATAAATGCCTTTGTGTTCTACATGCAAAACTTCAGATACATCCAGTACTTGAAAGAGCTGTAAACTGCTGCACACCATGGTTTTGCGTGTAGAGGGCAGGGACTGGTTAAAGCCTGCTTGCCTCAtattggataagaacataagaaagagcctgctggatcagaccagagcatctagtccagcactctgctactcgcagtgacccaccaggtgcctttgggagctcacgtgcaggaggtgaaagcaatggccttctgctgctgctgctgctcccgagcacctggtctgctaaggcatttccaatctcagatcaaggaggatcaagattggtagccatagatcgacttctcctccacaaatctatccaagcc contains these protein-coding regions:
- the LOC125426857 gene encoding SERTA domain-containing protein 2-like codes for the protein MLGRGLKRKLSDYEENMAGLSSAFDSSRNLPYPLKRQLVLNVCLAKLQTYKMLVEPNLHRSVLIANTVRQIQEEMRQETSQQLFSMCSGLSASPSACMSLDLPAMPSHLFPCDDQPESTGYDPRPVEGPLENSLLMVSDNDMSSAISSILKDLDFMEDVSPPTCLTSPGDDPVKAAETPGVRSEDDRQDLKGVEYAFGSFEISNSTSYLKDLAIDDIFEDIDTSMYDSDFDCPSLTLPRPSPVAPAEEILKTFPSCNSSSASNIPMCRSDLSDLDHIMEILVGS